In Rothia mucilaginosa, one genomic interval encodes:
- the map gene encoding type I methionyl aminopeptidase encodes MSSTKTNTSHNLPAEPGRAPVGCLTPGRVTPMRPVPSHIVRPEYVGKPTANEGNDSNMYTPEEVERVRAAGKVAAGAIVEASKICVPGTTTDEIDVLVHEYICDHGAYPSTVDYRGYPKSVCTSLNEVICHGIPDSTVLEDGDILNLDVTAYLDGMHGDTNKTLLIGNVDEESRLLVERTEESLNRAIKAVKPGRQINVIGRVIEKYAARFGYGVVRDYTGHGVGREFHSGLIIPHYDAAPAYDTEIREGMIFTIEPMLTLGTIEWDLWDDDWTVVTRDCKRTAQFEHTLVVTADGADILTLP; translated from the coding sequence ATGTCTTCAACCAAAACGAATACTTCGCATAATCTTCCCGCAGAGCCCGGTCGCGCACCCGTCGGTTGTCTGACCCCCGGACGCGTCACTCCCATGCGCCCGGTCCCCTCGCACATTGTTCGCCCCGAGTACGTGGGTAAGCCCACCGCCAACGAGGGTAACGACTCGAACATGTACACCCCCGAGGAAGTTGAGCGGGTTCGCGCAGCCGGCAAGGTCGCGGCAGGCGCCATCGTTGAAGCATCCAAGATTTGCGTGCCCGGCACCACCACCGACGAGATTGACGTGCTGGTCCACGAGTACATTTGCGACCACGGCGCGTACCCCTCCACCGTGGATTACCGCGGCTACCCCAAGTCCGTGTGCACCTCCCTGAACGAGGTCATCTGCCACGGCATCCCGGACTCCACCGTGCTGGAGGACGGCGACATCCTCAACCTGGACGTCACCGCATACCTGGACGGCATGCACGGCGACACCAACAAGACCCTGCTCATCGGTAACGTGGATGAAGAGTCCCGCCTGCTGGTTGAGCGCACCGAGGAGTCCCTGAACCGCGCGATTAAGGCTGTGAAGCCGGGCCGCCAGATCAACGTGATCGGTCGCGTCATTGAGAAGTATGCGGCACGTTTCGGTTACGGCGTGGTTCGCGACTACACCGGTCACGGTGTGGGTCGTGAGTTCCACTCTGGCCTCATAATCCCCCACTACGATGCGGCACCCGCCTACGACACCGAGATCCGTGAGGGCATGATTTTCACCATTGAGCCCATGCTGACCCTCGGCACCATCGAATGGGATCTGTGGGATGACGACTGGACCGTGGTCACCCGCGATTGCAAGCGCACCGCACAATTCGAGCACACCCTCGTGGTGACCGCTGACGGCGCGGACATCCTCACCCTGCCCTAA
- the ppgK gene encoding polyphosphate--glucose phosphotransferase produces MSDYAEPGVITELPAPTPKDLQIGVDIGGTGIKGGIVDLRTGNLVSDRFRIDTPKPATPAAVAEVVRRVVDELQGRDLAPDPESAVGIDFPAVVKNGMVFSAANVDDSWINTDLEQVMSEALDGRTVYGLNDADAAGLAEATYGQGRNRDGLIAVITLGTGIGSALINDGKLIPNTELGHLELDGHNAESQASARAREVHELSWKKYGKRLYRYFEHVQMLFSPDLFIIGGGISKNPEKFMPYFEDQIRTPMVMAALRNNAGIVGAALWAGGMLPERQRRGEA; encoded by the coding sequence ATGAGCGATTACGCAGAACCCGGCGTCATCACCGAACTGCCCGCACCCACCCCCAAGGACCTGCAGATTGGTGTGGACATTGGAGGCACCGGCATTAAGGGCGGCATCGTCGACCTGCGCACCGGCAACCTCGTGTCCGACCGCTTCCGCATCGACACCCCCAAGCCCGCAACCCCCGCCGCTGTGGCTGAGGTTGTACGCCGCGTAGTTGATGAGCTGCAGGGCCGCGACCTGGCGCCGGACCCCGAGTCCGCTGTCGGCATTGACTTCCCCGCAGTGGTGAAGAACGGTATGGTCTTCTCCGCAGCGAACGTGGACGACTCCTGGATTAACACCGACCTGGAGCAGGTCATGAGCGAGGCGCTGGACGGCCGCACCGTCTACGGCCTCAACGACGCTGACGCAGCAGGCCTGGCTGAGGCAACCTACGGTCAGGGCCGTAACCGTGACGGCCTGATCGCTGTCATCACCCTGGGCACCGGCATCGGCTCCGCCCTCATCAACGACGGTAAGCTGATCCCGAACACCGAGCTGGGTCACCTGGAGCTGGACGGCCACAACGCCGAGTCTCAGGCTTCCGCTCGCGCCCGCGAGGTGCACGAGCTGTCCTGGAAGAAGTACGGCAAGCGCCTGTACCGCTACTTCGAGCACGTTCAGATGCTCTTCTCCCCCGACCTGTTCATCATCGGCGGCGGCATCTCCAAGAACCCGGAGAAGTTCATGCCCTACTTTGAGGATCAGATTCGTACCCCCATGGTCATGGCTGCCCTGCGCAATAACGCCGGTATTGTGGGTGCGGCACTGTGGGCTGGCGGTATGCTGCCCGAGCGTCAGCGCCGCGGCGAAGCGTAA
- the nrdR gene encoding transcriptional regulator NrdR translates to MYCPYCKHTDSRVVDSRTTDDGAAIRRRRQCTSCARRFTTVETTTISVIKRSGVTEPFDRSKIAAGVRKACQGRPVGEDDLAKLAQEVEELIRARGLAEINAHEVGLTILEPLSKLDAVAYLRFASVYQAFENLEDFEEAIARLREDRIAQ, encoded by the coding sequence ATGTACTGCCCCTATTGCAAGCACACCGACTCGCGCGTGGTGGATTCCCGCACCACCGATGACGGCGCCGCAATTCGCCGCCGCCGCCAGTGCACCTCCTGCGCTCGCCGCTTCACGACCGTTGAAACCACCACCATTTCGGTGATTAAGCGTTCCGGCGTGACCGAGCCTTTTGACCGTTCGAAGATTGCCGCCGGCGTGCGTAAGGCATGCCAGGGCCGCCCCGTGGGGGAGGACGATTTGGCGAAGCTCGCCCAGGAAGTTGAGGAGCTGATTCGTGCTCGCGGTCTGGCGGAGATTAACGCGCACGAGGTGGGTCTGACCATCCTGGAGCCGCTGTCGAAGCTGGACGCGGTCGCCTACCTGCGTTTTGCGAGCGTGTACCAGGCCTTTGAGAACCTTGAAGACTTTGAGGAGGCGATTGCGCGTCTGCGTGAGGACCGCATCGCCCAGTAG
- the dnaE gene encoding DNA polymerase III subunit alpha: MATKEFTHLHVHTEYSMLDGAARLGDLFTHAKELGMKSMATSDHGFLFGAFDFWRQAKAHDIKPIIGVEAYLTPGTHRTDRSRVRWGDGSRDDVSGGGAYTHMTMWAETTEGMHNLFRASSIASLEGQLYKPRMDREVLQTYSKGLIATTGCPSGEVQTRLRLGQFDEAVQAASEFRDIFGKDNFYCEVMDHGLDIERNVQEDLHRLAKKLNLPFVATNDLHYTRQEDHTAHAALLCVQSGSTLTDPKRFKFDADNFYLRSAEEMYALFGDIPGACENTLEIAERCNVEFNTKANYMPNFPVPEGENEESWFVKEVEKGLHYRFPQGVPDAVRKQAEYEVGVITSMGFPGYFLVVADFINWAKRNGIRVGPGRGSGAGSMVAYAMRITDLNPLDHDLIFERFLNPDRVSMPDFDVDFDDRRRGEVIDYVTEKYGEEKVAQIVTFGTIKAKQALKDASRVMDQPYSVGERLTKAMPPDVMGKNIALANVYNEEDKRYAEAADLRALIEDPVDKIYGQVFETAKGLEGLKRQWGVHAAGVIMSSKDLIDVIPVMRREADGQVITQFDYPTCEGLGLIKMDFLGLRNLTIISDAVENIKANRGIDLDLESLSLDDPESYRLLARGDTLGVFQLDGGPMRSLLKLMEPEEFEHISAVLALYRPGPMGANSHTNYALRKNGKQEIEPIHPELEEPLKDILDTTYGLIVYQEQVMAIAQKVANYTLGEADLLRRAMGKKKKAELDKQYATFHDGMISNGYSEGAIKALWDILLPFSDYAFNKAHTAAYGLVSYWTAYLKAHYPQEYMAALLTSVGDNKDKLALYLNECRAMGITVLAPDVNESTLTFAPVGDDIRFGMGAIRNVGANVVEGMIAAREEKGRYESFNDFLKKVPLQVCNKRTIESLIKAGAFDDLGHTRRSLSLIHEAAVDAAVAVKRKEAAGQFDLFGSLGMDDALGDELTVTIPDVPEWDRREKLNFERDMLGLYVSDHPLRGLERALSDAASHSVHDIIGEDSHVRDGETVTIAGMLTGVSRRIAKSSGNQYASVELEDPSGATITVMFFSRAYETMGAALADDLICSIRGRVQRRDDGSVNMSAQELQILEISDDGRAAPITIVVPEYLVTEANLKELKETLRDHKGTADVRMLVRTRDKEQLVLLDPSVRVEPNPSLFGEIKTIFGPSCIRR, translated from the coding sequence GTGGCAACCAAAGAATTTACGCACCTGCATGTGCACACCGAGTACTCTATGCTCGACGGTGCCGCGCGCCTGGGTGACCTGTTCACCCACGCTAAAGAACTCGGCATGAAGTCCATGGCGACCAGTGACCACGGCTTCCTCTTTGGTGCCTTCGACTTCTGGCGCCAGGCTAAAGCGCACGACATCAAGCCCATCATTGGTGTGGAGGCGTACCTGACCCCCGGCACGCACCGCACCGACCGTTCGCGTGTGCGCTGGGGCGACGGCTCCCGCGACGACGTCTCCGGTGGTGGCGCGTACACCCACATGACCATGTGGGCTGAAACCACCGAGGGCATGCACAACCTGTTCCGTGCCTCCTCGATTGCGTCGCTGGAAGGTCAGCTGTACAAGCCGCGTATGGACCGTGAGGTGCTGCAGACCTACTCGAAGGGTCTGATTGCGACCACCGGCTGCCCCTCCGGTGAGGTTCAGACGCGCCTGCGCCTGGGCCAGTTCGACGAGGCAGTCCAGGCAGCGAGCGAATTCCGCGATATTTTCGGCAAAGATAACTTCTACTGCGAGGTCATGGACCACGGCCTGGACATTGAACGCAACGTCCAGGAGGATTTGCACCGCCTCGCCAAGAAGCTGAACCTGCCCTTCGTCGCAACCAACGACCTGCACTACACCCGCCAGGAAGACCACACCGCCCACGCGGCGCTGCTGTGCGTGCAGTCCGGATCGACCCTCACCGACCCCAAGCGCTTCAAGTTCGACGCGGATAACTTCTACCTGCGCTCGGCAGAAGAAATGTACGCCCTGTTCGGCGACATTCCCGGCGCGTGTGAGAACACCCTCGAAATCGCTGAACGCTGCAACGTGGAGTTCAACACCAAGGCGAACTACATGCCGAACTTCCCCGTGCCCGAGGGCGAAAACGAGGAATCCTGGTTCGTGAAGGAGGTTGAGAAGGGCCTGCACTACCGCTTCCCGCAGGGTGTTCCCGACGCTGTGCGCAAGCAGGCAGAGTACGAGGTGGGGGTTATTACCTCCATGGGCTTCCCCGGCTACTTCCTCGTGGTCGCCGACTTCATCAACTGGGCGAAGCGCAACGGTATTCGCGTGGGCCCCGGCCGTGGCTCCGGTGCAGGCTCCATGGTCGCATACGCGATGCGTATTACCGACCTGAACCCGCTCGACCACGACCTGATTTTCGAGCGATTTCTCAACCCCGACCGCGTCTCCATGCCCGACTTCGATGTGGACTTTGACGATCGTCGCCGCGGCGAAGTCATCGACTACGTGACCGAAAAGTACGGTGAAGAGAAGGTCGCACAGATTGTCACCTTCGGCACCATTAAGGCGAAGCAGGCGCTCAAGGACGCCTCCCGCGTGATGGATCAGCCGTACTCGGTCGGCGAGCGCCTCACCAAGGCGATGCCGCCGGACGTCATGGGTAAGAACATTGCCCTGGCGAACGTGTACAACGAAGAGGATAAGCGTTACGCCGAGGCGGCAGATTTGCGCGCCCTCATTGAGGACCCGGTCGATAAGATTTACGGCCAGGTGTTCGAAACTGCGAAGGGCCTGGAAGGTCTGAAGCGCCAGTGGGGCGTGCACGCTGCGGGCGTGATTATGTCCAGCAAGGACCTTATCGACGTGATCCCCGTGATGCGCCGCGAGGCTGACGGCCAGGTCATCACCCAGTTCGATTACCCCACCTGTGAGGGCCTGGGCCTGATCAAGATGGACTTCTTGGGTCTGCGTAACCTCACCATCATCTCTGATGCGGTGGAGAACATTAAGGCTAACCGAGGCATTGACCTGGACCTTGAATCTCTCTCGCTGGACGACCCGGAATCGTACCGTCTGCTGGCGCGCGGCGATACCCTCGGCGTGTTCCAGCTCGATGGCGGCCCGATGCGCTCGCTGCTCAAGCTCATGGAGCCCGAGGAGTTCGAGCACATTTCGGCAGTGCTGGCGCTGTACCGTCCGGGCCCGATGGGTGCGAACTCGCATACCAACTACGCTCTGCGTAAGAACGGTAAGCAGGAGATTGAGCCGATTCACCCCGAGCTGGAAGAGCCGCTGAAGGACATTCTGGACACCACCTACGGCCTGATTGTGTATCAGGAGCAGGTGATGGCGATTGCTCAGAAGGTCGCGAACTACACTCTGGGTGAGGCAGACCTTCTGCGCCGTGCGATGGGTAAGAAGAAGAAGGCGGAGCTGGATAAGCAGTACGCTACCTTCCACGACGGCATGATTTCTAACGGCTACTCTGAGGGCGCTATTAAGGCGCTCTGGGATATTCTGCTGCCGTTCTCTGACTACGCGTTCAACAAGGCGCACACGGCCGCGTACGGTCTGGTGTCCTACTGGACTGCGTACCTGAAGGCGCATTACCCGCAGGAGTACATGGCCGCGCTGCTGACCAGCGTGGGCGATAACAAGGACAAGCTCGCGCTGTACCTGAATGAGTGCCGCGCCATGGGCATTACCGTGCTCGCACCGGATGTGAACGAGTCCACCCTGACCTTCGCCCCTGTTGGTGACGATATCCGCTTCGGTATGGGCGCGATCCGTAACGTGGGCGCGAACGTGGTCGAAGGCATGATTGCCGCCCGCGAGGAGAAGGGCCGCTACGAGTCCTTCAACGACTTCCTGAAGAAGGTGCCGCTGCAGGTGTGCAATAAGCGCACCATCGAATCGCTCATTAAGGCGGGCGCTTTCGACGACCTGGGCCACACGCGCCGTTCGCTGTCTCTCATTCACGAGGCGGCAGTGGACGCCGCCGTGGCGGTCAAGCGTAAGGAGGCAGCGGGTCAGTTCGACCTCTTCGGCTCCCTCGGCATGGATGACGCCCTGGGCGATGAGCTGACCGTGACCATTCCTGATGTTCCTGAATGGGACCGCCGCGAGAAGCTGAACTTTGAACGTGACATGCTGGGCCTGTACGTTTCGGACCACCCGCTGCGCGGCCTGGAGCGTGCCCTCTCGGATGCGGCAAGCCATTCGGTGCACGACATCATCGGTGAAGACTCGCACGTGCGCGACGGCGAAACCGTCACCATTGCGGGTATGCTCACTGGCGTTTCGCGCCGTATCGCCAAGTCCAGCGGTAACCAGTACGCCTCCGTGGAGCTGGAAGACCCCTCGGGCGCCACCATTACGGTCATGTTCTTCTCCCGCGCCTACGAGACGATGGGCGCCGCCCTGGCGGATGACCTCATCTGCTCGATTCGTGGCCGCGTGCAACGCCGCGACGACGGCAGCGTGAACATGAGCGCGCAGGAACTGCAGATCCTGGAAATCAGCGATGACGGCCGCGCCGCACCCATCACCATCGTGGTACCCGAGTACCTGGTGACCGAGGCGAACCTGAAGGAGCTGAAGGAGACCCTGCGCGACCACAAGGGCACCGCGGATGTGCGCATGCTCGTGCGTACCCGCGATAAGGAGCAACTGGTGCTGCTGGACCCGAGTGTGCGCGTGGAACCGAACCCGAGCCTCTTCGGTGAAATCAAGACGATTTTCGGTCCGAGCTGCATTCGACGCTAA
- a CDS encoding RluA family pseudouridine synthase, whose amino-acid sequence MSETTNAAEDSARIRAEFTVEGALAGMRLDAALAGALDAPRTRTSGWIRDGHVSVTNNGKAVKIGKSYKLSAGDEVVVDAPAPRDLADIRPEKVDGFRIVHLDEDIVVVDKPAGVAAHPSPGWHGPTVISALMGEGISVATSGAAERQGIVHRLDVGTSGLMVVARSERAYTELKRAFKERTVDKVYHTLVQGLPDPLRGTIDAPIGRHPGNEWKFAVVEDGRNSITHYDVLEAFGPASLVEVHLETGRTHQIRVHFSALRHPCCGDLTYGADPRFSAELGLTRQWLHAHRLGFDHPGTGERVTFTSEYPLDLSYALTALREGKVQLG is encoded by the coding sequence ATGAGCGAAACCACCAACGCCGCCGAAGATTCGGCACGCATCCGCGCCGAATTCACCGTTGAAGGCGCGCTTGCCGGTATGCGCCTGGACGCCGCGCTCGCCGGTGCCCTCGACGCACCGCGCACCCGCACCTCCGGGTGGATTCGTGACGGCCACGTGAGCGTGACCAACAACGGCAAGGCCGTGAAAATCGGCAAGTCCTACAAACTGTCCGCAGGGGACGAGGTCGTCGTGGATGCCCCCGCACCGCGCGATCTGGCGGACATCCGCCCCGAGAAGGTGGACGGCTTCCGCATCGTGCACCTGGACGAGGACATCGTTGTGGTGGACAAGCCCGCAGGCGTGGCGGCACACCCCTCACCCGGCTGGCACGGCCCCACCGTCATCTCCGCGCTCATGGGCGAGGGCATTTCGGTTGCTACCTCCGGCGCGGCAGAACGCCAGGGCATTGTGCACCGCCTGGACGTGGGCACCAGCGGCCTGATGGTCGTAGCCCGCAGCGAACGCGCCTACACCGAACTCAAGCGAGCCTTCAAGGAACGCACCGTGGACAAGGTCTACCACACCCTCGTGCAGGGCCTGCCCGACCCTCTGCGCGGCACCATCGACGCACCCATCGGCCGCCACCCCGGCAACGAATGGAAGTTCGCCGTGGTTGAAGACGGACGCAACTCCATCACCCACTACGATGTGCTCGAAGCCTTCGGCCCCGCATCCCTGGTAGAGGTGCACCTGGAAACCGGACGTACTCACCAGATTCGTGTGCACTTCTCCGCGCTGCGCCACCCCTGCTGCGGTGACCTGACCTACGGCGCTGACCCGCGCTTTAGCGCCGAACTGGGTCTGACTCGCCAGTGGCTGCACGCGCACCGCCTGGGCTTCGACCACCCCGGCACCGGTGAGCGCGTGACCTTCACCAGCGAGTACCCGCTCGACCTGTCCTACGCGCTGACCGCTCTGCGTGAGGGTAAGGTTCAGCTCGGCTAG
- the lspA gene encoding signal peptidase II — protein sequence MTNTPKTAESSVSHTATKADGRRVRILSARSAGILALVLAAVVFAIDQGTKYLVVTQMQLGERITVIDGLLWWYSIRNSGAAFSMGENVTWVFTLVMIVAASVVLYLLRRTRALSWTLALGGLLGGICGNLFDRLFREPGFGSGHVVDFISVPNFAIFNIADSAICVCMAFIVLLNFKGLNLNGTRVQADDKNAAGKSAK from the coding sequence ATGACCAACACCCCCAAGACTGCTGAATCCTCAGTCTCACACACCGCTACAAAGGCTGACGGACGCCGCGTGCGCATCCTTTCGGCTCGCTCCGCGGGCATCCTCGCGCTCGTGCTCGCCGCCGTCGTATTCGCAATCGACCAGGGCACCAAATACCTGGTCGTTACTCAGATGCAGCTGGGGGAGCGCATCACCGTCATTGACGGGCTTCTGTGGTGGTACTCGATCCGTAACTCCGGTGCCGCATTCAGCATGGGTGAGAACGTCACCTGGGTCTTTACCCTCGTCATGATCGTTGCCGCATCCGTGGTGCTCTACCTGCTGCGCCGCACCCGTGCCCTGTCTTGGACCCTCGCGCTGGGTGGTCTGCTCGGCGGTATCTGCGGCAACCTTTTCGACCGTCTCTTCCGTGAGCCCGGCTTCGGTTCCGGCCACGTGGTCGATTTTATTTCCGTGCCGAACTTCGCGATTTTCAATATTGCAGACTCCGCAATCTGCGTGTGCATGGCGTTCATTGTGCTACTGAACTTCAAGGGTCTGAACCTCAACGGCACCCGTGTGCAGGCTGACGACAAGAATGCGGCAGGGAAGAGCGCCAAGTAG
- a CDS encoding DivIVA domain-containing protein, giving the protein MAITPEDLITKSFKIVTEESGYDRNEVDDFLDELVVELRALYSERDALERQVEQLSANAPDSPAAAVAPAQSSAASAAPQDAAALLAMAQKVHDDYVAQGEKAKAELLEEAERKADAMVSEAQQQREEVLSRLTDEKEELEIAVEALRGFESRYRSKLLQHLDAQVQELKNLKSIEASA; this is encoded by the coding sequence ATGGCAATCACCCCCGAAGACCTGATCACTAAGAGCTTCAAGATCGTAACCGAAGAGTCCGGTTACGACCGCAACGAGGTCGATGACTTCCTGGACGAGCTCGTCGTCGAACTGCGCGCACTCTACTCCGAGCGTGACGCCCTGGAGCGTCAGGTTGAGCAGCTCTCTGCAAACGCACCCGATTCCCCCGCAGCGGCTGTAGCACCCGCACAGTCCTCGGCGGCATCGGCTGCACCTCAGGATGCGGCGGCGCTGCTCGCCATGGCGCAGAAGGTTCACGACGACTACGTGGCACAGGGCGAGAAGGCTAAGGCTGAACTGCTCGAAGAGGCAGAGAGGAAGGCAGACGCTATGGTGAGCGAAGCTCAGCAGCAGCGCGAAGAGGTTCTCTCTCGCCTCACCGACGAGAAGGAAGAACTGGAGATTGCTGTTGAGGCTCTGCGCGGCTTCGAGAGCCGCTACCGCTCCAAGCTGCTGCAGCACCTGGATGCACAGGTTCAGGAGCTGAAGAACCTCAAGTCCATCGAAGCTTCCGCATAA
- a CDS encoding YggT family protein, translated as MGYIFALITIVVYVLYIAMLLRMLFDWVRMFAPEWRPKGIVLLFASGVYAVTDWPMNQLRRLIPPVRVGNVALDTGFLILIVLLSLLLSIMMRMTAAFS; from the coding sequence ATGGGTTATATTTTCGCCCTCATTACGATTGTCGTCTACGTTCTCTACATTGCGATGCTGCTGCGCATGCTCTTTGACTGGGTGCGCATGTTCGCACCGGAGTGGCGTCCCAAGGGCATTGTGTTGCTCTTCGCCAGCGGCGTGTACGCGGTGACTGACTGGCCGATGAACCAGTTGCGCCGCCTGATTCCGCCGGTTCGTGTGGGTAACGTTGCGCTGGACACCGGCTTCCTGATTCTGATTGTTCTGCTGTCTTTGCTGCTGAGCATCATGATGCGGATGACCGCGGCCTTCTCGTAG
- the sepF gene encoding cell division protein SepF, protein MAKQSRLAGFLGLERYQGAETTPEESPQAVQAETRREANASAGQAATAQKTDSANRLSALPGSAQYSDAESQSETYHPQDEPAYTEQEEYLQADSYDDGTETEYLDAEEPADGRATVDAAAYATAHTPETTADLAETEQTWDDASADNWEDTPVPNTEYTEQYAETYSNDGYYDQGYEPEETNGYTYGYEEEEDELRRITTIHPRSYNDAKIIGEAFRENIPVIMNVEEMPDADAKRLVDFASGLAFALEGRIERVTAKVFLLTPSNLEVLGVANSEVPAGFETDGEFPFDQG, encoded by the coding sequence ATGGCGAAACAAAGCCGTCTGGCGGGTTTCCTCGGCCTGGAACGATACCAGGGCGCTGAGACGACGCCGGAAGAATCCCCGCAGGCTGTGCAGGCTGAAACCCGCCGGGAGGCAAACGCCTCCGCAGGGCAGGCTGCTACAGCGCAGAAGACCGACAGCGCCAACAGGCTCTCAGCACTGCCCGGCTCGGCACAGTACAGCGATGCCGAGTCGCAGAGCGAAACCTACCACCCGCAGGACGAACCCGCCTATACTGAACAGGAAGAGTACCTGCAGGCTGATAGCTACGATGACGGTACAGAAACCGAGTATCTGGACGCAGAAGAACCTGCCGACGGACGAGCAACCGTAGATGCAGCGGCATACGCCACCGCTCATACACCTGAAACCACAGCTGATCTGGCAGAAACCGAGCAGACTTGGGACGACGCCAGCGCAGACAATTGGGAGGACACCCCGGTGCCGAATACCGAATACACCGAGCAGTACGCCGAGACGTACTCCAACGACGGCTACTACGACCAGGGCTACGAGCCCGAAGAAACCAACGGATACACCTACGGTTACGAGGAAGAAGAGGACGAATTGCGTCGCATCACCACTATCCACCCCCGCTCCTACAATGACGCAAAGATCATTGGTGAGGCATTCCGCGAGAACATCCCCGTGATTATGAACGTGGAAGAAATGCCTGACGCAGACGCAAAGCGCCTGGTGGACTTCGCATCCGGTCTGGCATTCGCACTGGAGGGCCGCATTGAGCGCGTCACCGCTAAGGTGTTCCTGCTGACCCCCTCCAACCTGGAGGTTCTGGGTGTGGCTAACTCCGAGGTTCCCGCCGGCTTTGAGACCGACGGCGAATTCCCCTTCGACCAGGGCTAA
- a CDS encoding YggS family pyridoxal phosphate-dependent enzyme, with translation MSEMNVEENLQYTPERAEQLLQNYRRVLERIRTAEQDHSAVRTEASAPVQLVTVTKFFPASDAAALLDGGVALFGENRDQEASAKARELAAYCAQREVQPPHWAFIGQLQTNKAKSVVKYASSVHSVDRPSLADALAKAYANQLSRFEAGEAPAPAAAEHGALTCLVQVSLAEVATAGHAAEGARGGTSASELLELVERIENHEHLRCGGVMAVAPLGMNPDEAFEKLYGLASLVREQVPHATEISAGMSGDLEAAVRWGSTCVRVGSDIMGQRPAL, from the coding sequence ATGTCTGAAATGAACGTAGAAGAGAACCTGCAGTACACTCCCGAACGTGCCGAGCAGTTGCTGCAGAACTACCGCCGCGTGCTTGAGCGTATCCGCACCGCGGAGCAGGACCACAGCGCCGTGCGTACCGAGGCGAGCGCTCCGGTGCAGCTGGTGACGGTCACGAAGTTCTTCCCCGCCTCCGACGCGGCGGCGCTGCTGGATGGGGGAGTGGCCCTCTTCGGTGAGAACCGCGACCAGGAGGCGAGCGCGAAGGCTCGTGAGCTTGCCGCATACTGCGCCCAGCGTGAGGTGCAGCCCCCGCACTGGGCGTTTATTGGCCAGCTGCAGACGAATAAGGCGAAGTCTGTGGTCAAGTACGCCTCCAGCGTGCATTCGGTGGACCGCCCCTCCCTGGCGGATGCGCTGGCGAAGGCGTACGCGAACCAGCTCTCTCGCTTTGAGGCGGGGGAGGCGCCCGCACCCGCTGCAGCGGAGCATGGTGCGCTGACCTGCCTGGTGCAGGTGTCCCTGGCGGAGGTTGCGACGGCTGGCCATGCCGCCGAGGGCGCGCGCGGCGGTACGAGCGCCTCCGAGCTGCTGGAGCTGGTAGAGCGCATCGAGAATCACGAGCATCTGCGCTGCGGTGGCGTGATGGCGGTGGCGCCGCTGGGCATGAACCCTGATGAGGCGTTTGAGAAGCTCTACGGTTTGGCTTCGCTGGTGCGTGAGCAGGTGCCGCACGCGACCGAGATTTCCGCCGGCATGAGCGGGGACCTGGAGGCGGCGGTGCGTTGGGGCTCGACCTGCGTGCGCGTGGGTAGCGACATCATGGGTCAGCGCCCGGCGCTCTAG